Proteins co-encoded in one Balearica regulorum gibbericeps isolate bBalReg1 chromosome 24, bBalReg1.pri, whole genome shotgun sequence genomic window:
- the LOC104632574 gene encoding LOW QUALITY PROTEIN: granzyme B-like (The sequence of the model RefSeq protein was modified relative to this genomic sequence to represent the inferred CDS: deleted 1 base in 1 codon): MLLLLLLASAFLLLPWAGAGRIIGGWEAKPHSRPYMAYLSIQSESGRHRSKCGGFLIRPDAVLSAAHCVAGKKKVNITVTLGAHNINKNEPSQQVFHVGHWVIHPKYSGYTSENDITLLKLKPRAKLTKSVSYIPFASHKERVEPGTMCQVAGWGRTSMPGDVTSVLMEVDLKVQRENICEESFKNYLQQSMICIGDENGKKSTFHGILAAH, translated from the exons ATGCTACTTCTCCTTCTGCTTGCAAGcgcttttctccttctcccgtgggctggggctg GAAGGATCATTGGCGGATGGGAAGCTAAGCCCCACTCCAGGCCCTACATGGCTTATTTATCAATTCAAAGTGAGTCAGGTAGACATAGAAGTAAATGTGGAGGATTCCTGATTCGCCCAGATGCAGTGCTCTCAGCAGCTCACTGTGTGGCTGGAAAAAA AAAAGTGAACATCACTGTGACCCTGGGAGCCCACAACATAAATAAGAATGAGCCGAGCCAGCAGGTGTTC CACGTTGGACACTGGGTCATCCACCCCAAGTATTCAGGATATACCAGTGAAAATGACATCACGCTGCTGAAG CTGAAGCCAAGGGCCAAGCTGACTAAGTCAGTCAGTTATATCCCCTTCGCCAGTCACAAGGAGCGTGTGGAACCAGGAACTATGTGCCAAGtggctggctggggcaggacATCGATGCCTGGGGATGTGACTAGTGTGCTGATGGAGGTGGACCTGAAGGTGCAGCgtgaaaatatttgtgaggAGTCCTTCAAAAACTATCTGCAGCAGTCTATGATCTGCATTGGCGATGAGAATGGCAAAAAGTCAACTTTCCAT GGGATTCTGGCGGCCCATTAG